DNA from Armatimonadota bacterium:
AGGCAATGAATAGACCCGAAGGGATGGTCACGATGGAATTCCGAACACCCGGCGCACAACTGTACATTCCCGATGGAACCCCGGAGCCCGAGGCGATCAGCCGGACGACGCACATGGGCATTTCCGCGCACCAGGACGACCTGGAGATCATGTCCTACGCGGGCATCATCGAATGCTTCCAGAGCGACAGCAAGTGGTACGGCGGCGTCATCATGACCAACGGTGCCGGCGCGCCCCGCGCTGATCTCTACGGCGAGTACACGGATGAGATGATGATCGAGGTGCGCGCCAAGGAACAGAAGAAGGCCGCCTACGTGGGCGAGTACTCCTTCCAGGCGCTCCTTCACTACGGAAGCAAGGCTCTGAAGGATCCGGCCTGCGTGGACCCCACCGAGGAGCTTCGCGACCTGCTCCAGATCGCCCAGCCCGAGGTGATTTACACCCACAATCTGGCCGACAAGCACCCGACCCATGTCGCCGTGACCATCACGGTCATCCAGGCCTGCCGCCTACTCCCCGCCGAGCTCCGTCCGAAACAGGTCCTTGGCTGCGAGGTCTGGCGCGACCTAGACTGGATGATTGACAAGGACAAGGTCGTCCTGGACTGCACCAGCCATGAGAACCTGCAGGCTTCGCTCCTCGGCGTGTTCGACTCCCAGGTCTGCGGCGGAAAGCGCTATGATCTCGCGACCCTGGGGCGCCGCCGGGCACACGCGACCTATCACGAATCCCACGGCGTTGATGTGGCCGAACTGCTCAACTTCGCCATGGACCTGACGCCGCTCATCAACGACGCGAGCCTGTCGCCCGTGGATTATGTGAATGCATACATTGACCGGTTCAAGGCTGAGGTCGAGGAACTCATCAGCGCTGTGCTGCCATAGAAAGCAACCCAACCTGCAGGTCGGCGTGGGCCGACCGTCCCAGTCATCCGCCTTCCGCGTTCACGGTGCGACAGGGACATTCATCTTCGTTGTCTGACCCGAGACAGGCGCCCGCCGCCAGGTTGGGTGCCTGTCTCCACTGGATTGCCGCCCTCACGCCATGACCCGGTATCAGTTTGAGACCAACTCCACCGAAGAGACCGAAAGCATTGGCGCGGCGCTTGGCGCGGTTCTGCGCGCGGGTGACGTCATCGCGCTCACCGGTGAGCTCGGTGCAGGCAAGACCTGCTTCGTGCGCGGGCTGGCCAGGGGTATCGGCGTTCGAGATGCGGTCACCAGCCCCACTTTCATTCTCATCCGCGAGCATCGCGGAGACCCTGGTCTCTGCCACGCCGACGCGTACCGCCTCTCTTCGGGCGCTGAACTGGAGGACCTTGGCCTGGAAGACATCCTGTCGCATTCGGTTTTCGCGGTGGAGTGGGCGGAGCGTGTGGCTGACGCCCTGCCTCCA
Protein-coding regions in this window:
- a CDS encoding PIG-L family deacetylase, with the translated sequence MEFRTPGAQLYIPDGTPEPEAISRTTHMGISAHQDDLEIMSYAGIIECFQSDSKWYGGVIMTNGAGAPRADLYGEYTDEMMIEVRAKEQKKAAYVGEYSFQALLHYGSKALKDPACVDPTEELRDLLQIAQPEVIYTHNLADKHPTHVAVTITVIQACRLLPAELRPKQVLGCEVWRDLDWMIDKDKVVLDCTSHENLQASLLGVFDSQVCGGKRYDLATLGRRRAHATYHESHGVDVAELLNFAMDLTPLINDASLSPVDYVNAYIDRFKAEVEELISAVLP
- the tsaE gene encoding tRNA (adenosine(37)-N6)-threonylcarbamoyltransferase complex ATPase subunit type 1 TsaE — translated: MTRYQFETNSTEETESIGAALGAVLRAGDVIALTGELGAGKTCFVRGLARGIGVRDAVTSPTFILIREHRGDPGLCHADAYRLSSGAELEDLGLEDILSHSVFAVEWAERVADALPPDRIEVHLEYEEDGRRITLTALGDSAAERLREALA